One window of the Gavia stellata isolate bGavSte3 chromosome 9, bGavSte3.hap2, whole genome shotgun sequence genome contains the following:
- the DUSP29 gene encoding dual specificity phosphatase 29, which translates to MDKMSSAGLNAGRKNAYTAIKVDPDEDYCTPGAFELERLFWKGCPKYTHVNEVWPNLYIGDEKTALDRYSLQKAGFTHILNAAHGQRNVDTGPEYYHDMTVEYHGVEADDLPTFKLSQFFYSASKFIDNALQDERNKVLVHCAMGRSRSATLVLAYLMIYKNMTVVDAIEQVSRHRCILPNRGFLKQLRELDIALALQRRNTKNSLPSDDDENSTMI; encoded by the exons ATGGACAAGATGTCATCAGCAGGTTTGAACGCTGGGAGGAAAAATGCATACACAGCAATCAAAGTAGATCCTGATGAGGATTACTGTACCCCAGGTGCATTTGAATTGGAGCGACTCTTCTGGAAAGGATGTCCGAAGTACACTCATGTCAATGAAGTTTGGCCCAACCTTTACATAGGAGATGA GAAAACTGCGTTAGATCGCTACAGCCTTCAGAAGGCAGGCTTCACCCACATCCTCAATGCAGCCCATGGTCAGCGGAATGTGGACACAGGACCAGAATATTACCACGACATGACTGTGGAGTACCATGGAGTGGAAGCAGACGATCTCCCCACTTTCAAGCTCAGCCAGTTCTTTTATTCCGCTTCTAAATTCATTGATAATGCGCTTCAGGATGAAAGAA ACAAGGTTTTGGTTCACTGTGCTATGGGTCGCAGCCGGTCAGCCACATTGGTCTTGGCTTACCTGATGATTTACAAGAACATGACAGTGGTGGATGCCATTGAGCAAGTATCAAGACACCGATGCATCCTGCCAAACCGGGGCTTCTTgaagcagctgagagaactggacATAGCGTTGGCGCTGCAGAGGAGGAACACCAAAAACAGCCTACCATCTGATGATGACGAGAACAGCACCATGATCTAG